Proteins from one Pseudomonas grandcourensis genomic window:
- a CDS encoding benzoate/H(+) symporter BenE family transporter, with protein sequence MNDATHTQIRPLADTSPSAIVAGFIAMMTGYTSSLVLMFQAGQAAGLSSGQISSWIWAISIGMAVCSIGLSLRYRTPITIAWSTPGAALLITSLGGVSYGEAIGAYITCAVLVTICGLTGSFERLMKKIPASLAAALLAGILFKIGSEIFVAAQHRTALVLGMFVSYLVVKRLSPRYAVLAALLIGTALSGFMGLLDFSGFHLEVATPVWTTPHFSLAATISIGIPLFVVAMTSQNMPGIAVLRADGYTVPASPLITTTGIASLLLAPFGSHGINLAAISAAICTGPHAHEDRNKRYTAAVWCGIFYGIAGVFGATLAALFAALPKELVLSIAALALFGSIINGLSIAMSEVKEREAALITFMVTASGLTLFSIGSAFWGIVAGVVTLVILNWRKA encoded by the coding sequence ATGAACGACGCCACCCACACGCAAATCCGCCCGCTGGCCGACACCTCGCCCTCCGCCATCGTCGCCGGTTTCATCGCCATGATGACCGGCTACACCAGCTCCCTGGTGCTGATGTTCCAGGCCGGGCAAGCGGCGGGCCTGAGCAGCGGGCAGATTTCCTCGTGGATCTGGGCCATTTCGATCGGCATGGCGGTGTGCTCAATCGGCCTGTCCCTGCGCTATCGCACGCCGATCACCATTGCCTGGTCGACCCCCGGCGCCGCGCTGCTGATCACCAGCCTGGGCGGCGTGAGCTACGGCGAAGCCATCGGCGCCTACATCACCTGCGCGGTGCTGGTGACGATTTGCGGGCTGACCGGCAGCTTCGAACGACTGATGAAAAAGATTCCGGCATCCCTGGCCGCCGCCCTGCTGGCGGGGATCCTGTTCAAGATCGGCAGCGAGATTTTCGTTGCGGCGCAACACCGCACCGCCCTGGTACTGGGGATGTTTGTCAGTTATCTGGTGGTCAAGCGCCTGTCGCCGCGCTACGCGGTGTTGGCGGCATTGCTGATCGGCACGGCATTGTCAGGCTTCATGGGGCTGCTGGACTTCAGCGGTTTCCACCTGGAAGTGGCCACGCCGGTCTGGACCACGCCACACTTCTCCCTGGCCGCGACCATCAGCATCGGCATCCCGCTGTTTGTCGTCGCCATGACCTCACAAAACATGCCCGGCATCGCCGTATTGCGCGCCGATGGTTACACGGTGCCCGCCTCGCCGCTGATCACCACCACCGGCATCGCCAGTTTGCTGTTGGCACCGTTCGGCTCTCACGGGATCAACCTGGCGGCGATCAGCGCGGCGATCTGCACCGGACCGCACGCCCATGAGGATCGCAACAAGCGCTACACCGCAGCCGTCTGGTGCGGGATTTTCTATGGGATCGCCGGCGTGTTCGGCGCGACGCTCGCGGCATTGTTTGCCGCGCTGCCCAAGGAACTGGTGCTGTCGATTGCGGCGCTGGCGCTGTTCGGCTCGATCATCAACGGTTTGAGCATCGCCATGAGCGAAGTGAAGGAACGTGAAGCGGCGCTGATCACCTTCATGGTCACGGCATCGGGGCTGACGCTGTTTTCCATCGGTTCAGCGTTCTGGGGCATTGTCGCGGGGGTGGTGACCCTGGTGATACTGAACTGGCGCAAGGCCTGA
- a CDS encoding YggL family protein: protein MATNRSQRLRKKLCVDEFQELGFELNLDFKEDLADEAIDAFLDAFLKEAMEANGLGYVGGDDYGLVCLQKRGSVSAEQRAAVEAWLKGRTELTSVEVSPLLDVWYPEKPINPVA, encoded by the coding sequence ATGGCGACTAACCGTTCCCAGCGTCTGCGCAAAAAACTGTGCGTCGATGAATTTCAAGAGCTGGGTTTCGAACTGAACCTGGATTTCAAAGAAGATTTGGCTGATGAAGCCATTGATGCTTTCCTCGACGCGTTCCTCAAAGAAGCCATGGAAGCCAACGGTCTGGGTTATGTTGGCGGCGACGACTACGGTCTGGTTTGCCTGCAGAAGCGTGGCTCGGTCAGCGCTGAACAACGCGCTGCCGTTGAAGCCTGGCTCAAAGGCCGCACCGAGCTGACCAGCGTTGAAGTCAGCCCGCTGCTGGACGTCTGGTACCCGGAAAAGCCGATCAATCCGGTAGCTTGA